The Vicinamibacterales bacterium genome contains a region encoding:
- a CDS encoding ring-cleaving dioxygenase, with the protein MSHMHAVHGLHHITVIAGPAQENLDFYAGVLGMRLVKRSINQDDPGTYHLFYADAEGHPGTDLTFFPWSHLAPPRIGHGLAVEVGLEVPSGSLAFWGARLERYGFTPGAIETRFGDRVLPIADPHGLRLALTESVRPHQRPFAPWDGSPIPVERQIRGLYGAQIWEREQAPTAAFLTGALGFEELAREGGWTRYGVRHAPGVVDVRETPGERRGAWGVGAVHHLAWTVDDLDEELIVRAQVEAAGGRATEVIDRFWFKSVYFKEPGGVLFEIATRGPGFAVDEDASHLGESLVLPPWYEPSRAEIERVLPPLTLPGDRFVEQPV; encoded by the coding sequence ATGAGCCACATGCATGCCGTCCACGGACTCCACCACATTACGGTCATAGCAGGCCCGGCCCAGGAAAACCTGGACTTCTACGCCGGCGTGCTCGGGATGCGTCTGGTGAAGCGCAGCATCAATCAGGACGACCCGGGAACCTACCACCTGTTTTATGCCGATGCCGAGGGGCATCCGGGCACCGACCTGACGTTCTTTCCATGGTCGCATCTCGCGCCGCCGCGGATCGGCCACGGCCTCGCCGTGGAGGTCGGCCTGGAGGTGCCCTCCGGCAGCCTGGCGTTCTGGGGCGCGCGGCTCGAACGCTACGGCTTCACGCCCGGCGCGATCGAGACCCGGTTCGGCGATCGCGTGCTGCCGATCGCGGACCCGCACGGCCTCAGGCTCGCGCTCACCGAAAGCGTCCGCCCCCACCAGCGGCCGTTCGCGCCGTGGGACGGCAGCCCGATCCCCGTCGAGCGGCAGATCCGCGGTCTCTACGGCGCGCAGATCTGGGAGCGCGAGCAGGCGCCGACCGCCGCGTTCCTGACCGGCGCCCTCGGCTTCGAGGAGCTTGCGCGCGAAGGCGGATGGACGCGCTATGGCGTTCGCCACGCTCCCGGCGTGGTCGACGTGCGCGAGACGCCGGGCGAGCGCCGCGGCGCCTGGGGCGTCGGTGCAGTGCACCACCTGGCGTGGACGGTCGACGACCTCGACGAGGAGCTGATCGTGCGCGCGCAGGTCGAAGCCGCGGGCGGACGCGCGACCGAGGTGATCGATCGCTTCTGGTTCAAGTCGGTCTACTTCAAGGAGCCGGGCGGCGTGCTCTTCGAGATCGCGACGCGGGGTCCAGGGTTCGCCGTGGACGAGGACGCGTCGCATCTCGGCGAATCGCTGGTGCTGCCGCCGTGGTACGAACCGTCGCGGGCCGAGATCGAGCGCGTGCTGCCGCCGCTGACGCTGCCGGGCGACCGCTTCGTGGAGCAGCCGGTATGA
- a CDS encoding carboxypeptidase regulatory-like domain-containing protein — protein sequence MRHVLRLALACAVAIGVCAMPSTAAAQAVTGTLLGNVTDSSGGAVPGVTVTATEAETNVSRTTVTTDAGRYIFSSLVNGRYTVTAELQGFKKVVHQNIKVDVNTTIRVDMVLEVGAMTEAVQVTAETPVLQTDRTDTGRIIESKMVTDLPLTFNRNFQSLLITVPGSTRPHREHSQFFNSQDSLRFEVNGQAGMASNTLIEGLDDNHKTGLLQVIIPAADALETVAVTTSNYDAEFGRSGGAITNVTIKSGTNQFKGSVFMFGNNEKTNAGDYFNHQKAPTKFLNTGFTLGGPIVRNKLFFFGAYQRTIDNNGYIIRATVPTALMRQGNFSEFSNGIYDPLTGAINGAGRTAFEGNIIPANRISPIAQRLLAFIPMPNIPGAAVGQNNFTRAMVRERTTDGIDAKVNHTLNQRDQLSYRFNFMRPVVFDDGLYGIYGGPANGGFAGTGTNNSSSTAVTWTRVFSAKTVMDVRGGLNYYRNITETTGAGLTTSTEVGIRGANLNEFTSGISQITLNNGFSNPALGFSNSQPWDRWEKTYNVAATITRMMTKHTLKFGGEYRNNTDMLLQTQDAGGPRGEFVFNANGTANPADAGSTSSQANSFAAFLLDWPQIVRRDLKVFDEPGTRHTGLAAFVHDKWQARSNVTVDLGLRWEFYTPLVGIAGKGGLANYDPATHTINVAGYGAFDNALNVKKDLTHFSPRTGVSWRIGEKSVVRAGYGASTIPFPDNRFAFNYPVKQNYNGTAANGFQAQGSMAAGFPAPALLEIPATGIIPIAGTSLQNATLDVIPTGLTEGTLHSWNVAYQRQLPFFLSADIAYVGNRGVDLVMDVDRNASLVYNSGNNGRPQFATFNRTGTSRERTNLGKSTYHGLQMKIDRRFRQGVMITNSYTLSRAMNYVDENGGINSPIDFSKSWGRAGFGRTHVYTLTTIYDLPFGPGRRWLADGLASKVIGGWQFSTLFVAQSGAPLTITANGTALNTPGTTAFANVVGTQRVLGGLGPGRLYFDPAAYAQPTPGTQGNMSRNSAIEGPGFWQLDAALFKRFTISGTKFAEFRVDAFNVTNSVRWGNPNTGFSVAPNNTFGQVTGTTGGQRSLRFGGRFAF from the coding sequence ATGCGTCACGTACTTCGTCTGGCACTGGCGTGCGCCGTCGCGATCGGCGTCTGCGCCATGCCCTCGACCGCCGCAGCGCAGGCCGTCACCGGCACGCTCCTCGGCAACGTTACCGACTCCAGTGGCGGCGCCGTTCCCGGCGTCACCGTGACAGCCACCGAAGCGGAGACCAACGTCAGCCGCACTACGGTCACCACCGATGCGGGCCGCTACATCTTCTCGAGCCTCGTCAACGGCCGCTACACGGTCACCGCCGAACTGCAAGGCTTCAAGAAAGTCGTCCACCAGAACATCAAGGTCGACGTCAACACGACGATCCGCGTCGACATGGTGCTCGAGGTCGGCGCGATGACCGAAGCCGTGCAGGTCACGGCCGAGACGCCCGTGCTGCAGACGGATCGGACCGACACGGGACGGATCATCGAATCGAAGATGGTGACCGACCTGCCGCTCACCTTCAACCGCAATTTCCAGAGCCTGCTGATCACCGTGCCCGGGTCGACGCGGCCCCATCGCGAGCACTCCCAGTTCTTCAACTCGCAGGACTCGCTGCGGTTCGAAGTCAACGGTCAGGCCGGCATGGCGAGCAACACGCTGATCGAGGGGCTCGACGACAACCACAAGACGGGCCTGCTCCAGGTCATCATCCCGGCGGCCGACGCGCTCGAGACCGTCGCCGTGACGACGAGCAACTACGACGCCGAGTTCGGCCGATCCGGCGGCGCGATTACCAACGTCACGATCAAGTCGGGCACCAACCAGTTCAAGGGCAGCGTCTTCATGTTCGGCAACAACGAGAAGACGAACGCCGGCGACTACTTCAACCATCAGAAGGCGCCGACGAAGTTCCTGAATACCGGCTTCACGCTCGGCGGCCCGATCGTCAGGAACAAGTTGTTCTTCTTCGGCGCCTATCAGCGGACGATCGACAACAACGGCTACATCATCCGCGCCACGGTGCCGACCGCGCTGATGCGGCAGGGGAATTTCAGCGAATTCTCGAACGGGATCTACGATCCGCTGACCGGCGCGATCAACGGCGCCGGCCGCACCGCGTTCGAGGGCAACATCATTCCGGCGAACCGGATCAGCCCCATCGCGCAGCGGTTGCTGGCCTTCATCCCGATGCCGAACATTCCGGGTGCGGCAGTCGGGCAGAACAACTTCACGCGCGCCATGGTGCGCGAGCGGACGACCGACGGCATCGACGCCAAGGTGAACCACACGCTGAACCAGCGCGACCAGCTCTCGTATCGCTTCAACTTCATGCGGCCGGTCGTGTTCGACGATGGTCTGTACGGGATCTACGGCGGGCCGGCCAACGGCGGCTTCGCCGGCACCGGCACCAACAACAGCTCGAGCACCGCGGTCACCTGGACGCGCGTCTTCAGCGCCAAGACCGTCATGGACGTCCGCGGCGGCCTCAACTACTACCGCAACATCACCGAGACGACGGGCGCCGGTCTCACGACCAGCACCGAGGTCGGGATCCGGGGTGCGAACCTGAACGAGTTCACGAGCGGGATCTCGCAGATCACGCTCAACAACGGGTTCTCGAATCCGGCGCTCGGCTTCTCGAACAGCCAGCCGTGGGACCGGTGGGAGAAGACCTACAACGTCGCCGCGACCATCACCCGGATGATGACGAAGCACACGCTGAAGTTCGGCGGCGAGTACCGGAACAACACCGACATGCTGCTGCAGACGCAGGATGCGGGCGGCCCGCGCGGCGAGTTCGTCTTCAACGCCAACGGCACGGCGAATCCCGCCGACGCCGGGTCCACCAGCAGTCAGGCGAACTCGTTTGCGGCGTTCCTGCTCGACTGGCCGCAGATCGTGCGCCGCGACCTGAAGGTGTTCGACGAGCCCGGCACGCGGCACACCGGCCTCGCGGCGTTCGTCCACGACAAGTGGCAGGCCCGCTCGAACGTCACCGTCGACCTCGGCCTCCGCTGGGAGTTCTACACGCCGCTCGTCGGCATCGCCGGCAAGGGCGGCCTGGCGAACTACGATCCCGCGACGCACACGATCAACGTCGCCGGCTACGGGGCCTTCGACAACGCGCTGAACGTCAAGAAGGACCTCACGCACTTCTCACCCCGCACCGGCGTCTCCTGGCGTATCGGCGAGAAGTCCGTCGTGCGGGCCGGCTACGGCGCCAGCACCATTCCGTTCCCCGACAACCGGTTCGCCTTCAACTATCCCGTGAAGCAGAACTACAACGGGACCGCGGCGAACGGCTTCCAGGCGCAGGGATCGATGGCGGCCGGGTTCCCGGCGCCGGCGCTGCTCGAGATTCCCGCGACCGGCATCATTCCGATCGCCGGGACATCGCTGCAGAACGCGACGCTGGACGTGATTCCGACGGGGCTGACCGAGGGAACGCTGCACTCGTGGAACGTCGCCTACCAGCGGCAGCTGCCGTTCTTCCTGTCGGCCGACATCGCCTACGTCGGCAACCGCGGCGTCGACCTGGTCATGGACGTCGACCGCAACGCCAGCCTCGTCTACAACTCGGGCAACAACGGCCGCCCGCAGTTCGCGACGTTCAACCGCACCGGCACGTCCCGCGAGCGCACCAACCTCGGCAAGAGCACGTACCACGGCCTGCAGATGAAGATCGATCGCCGGTTCCGTCAGGGCGTGATGATCACCAATTCGTACACGCTGAGCCGGGCGATGAATTACGTGGACGAGAACGGCGGGATCAACTCGCCGATCGATTTCTCGAAGAGCTGGGGCCGCGCCGGCTTCGGCCGCACGCACGTCTACACGCTGACCACGATTTACGACCTGCCGTTCGGACCGGGGCGGCGCTGGCTGGCCGACGGGCTCGCCAGCAAGGTCATCGGCGGCTGGCAGTTCAGCACGCTGTTCGTGGCGCAGTCGGGCGCGCCGCTGACGATTACCGCCAACGGGACCGCGCTCAATACGCCCGGGACCACCGCCTTCGCCAATGTGGTGGGGACTCAGCGCGTGCTCGGCGGACTCGGGCCCGGCCGTCTCTATTTCGATCCCGCCGCCTACGCACAGCCGACCCCGGGCACGCAGGGCAACATGAGCCGCAACTCCGCGATCGAGGGCCCCGGCTTCTGGCAGCTCGACGCCGCGCTGTTCAAGCGGTTCACGATCAGCGGCACGAAGTTCGCGGAGTTCCGCGTCGACGCGTTCAACGTGACGAACTCCGTGCGGTGGGGGAACCCGAACACCGGATTCAGCGTCGCTCCGAACAACACGTTCGGTCAGGTCACTGGCACGACGGGCGGCCAGCGCAGCCTCCGGTTCGGCGGGAGGTTTGCCTTCTAG
- a CDS encoding MBL fold metallo-hydrolase, which translates to MRRRRFFATAFGLLAAAGPLRAARRQPAARSRLILLGTAGGPTPKRTRSGPSQVIVVGDRGYVVDCGDGVARQMMIAGVFRTLRHVFITHHHSDHNADYGNLLLLAWGDRLTTRVDAWGPPPLTRMTTLFLDLNAADIDVRVRDEGRPPLAPLLHPHDLDAGGKVMEDDRVRVTCAVVDHPLVPLALAYRFDCPDRSIVISGDTRPSDALVQLARGADVLVHEALYAPAAPGAPGSALRKHVMDSHTTVEDAGRIATKAGVKTLVLSHFVPAEEPPISDEQWLAGARQTFAGRIVVGRDLLEV; encoded by the coding sequence ATGCGGCGCCGCCGGTTCTTCGCCACCGCGTTCGGTCTCCTCGCCGCCGCGGGTCCCCTCCGCGCCGCACGACGTCAGCCGGCCGCCCGCTCGCGGCTGATTCTCCTCGGCACGGCCGGCGGCCCCACTCCCAAACGCACCCGGTCCGGACCGTCCCAGGTCATCGTGGTCGGCGACCGCGGCTACGTGGTCGACTGCGGGGACGGGGTCGCCCGGCAGATGATGATCGCCGGCGTCTTCCGCACCCTGCGCCACGTGTTCATCACCCACCATCACTCGGATCACAACGCCGATTACGGCAACCTGCTGCTCCTCGCGTGGGGCGATCGCCTGACGACGAGGGTGGATGCGTGGGGACCGCCGCCGCTGACGCGCATGACGACGCTGTTCCTCGATCTCAACGCCGCCGACATCGACGTCCGCGTCCGCGACGAAGGACGGCCGCCGCTGGCGCCGCTGCTCCACCCGCACGATCTCGACGCGGGCGGCAAGGTCATGGAAGACGACCGGGTGCGGGTGACCTGCGCGGTGGTCGATCACCCGCTGGTGCCGCTGGCGCTCGCCTACCGGTTCGACTGCCCGGATCGGTCGATCGTGATCTCGGGCGACACGCGCCCCTCCGACGCCCTCGTGCAGCTCGCGCGCGGCGCCGACGTCCTGGTTCACGAGGCGCTCTACGCCCCGGCCGCGCCCGGCGCGCCCGGATCCGCGCTGCGCAAGCACGTGATGGACAGTCACACTACGGTGGAGGACGCGGGTCGCATCGCGACCAAGGCCGGCGTGAAGACGCTCGTGCTGTCGCATTTCGTGCCCGCCGAAGAGCCGCCGATCAGTGACGAGCAGTGGCTCGCCGGCGCCCGCCAGACCTTCGCTGGACGGATTGTGGTGGGGAGGGATCTGCTGGAGGTGTAG
- a CDS encoding glycosyltransferase family 39 protein — translation MQRIVLVVILAVAAAARLWFLHAGIPHAVGIDEPQVIGRSLAILRSGDWNPHIFDYPTLVIYLHAAIAIARFLLGAVRGEWNSLDAFAVDAVYETGRVVAALIGVLTVYLTYRLARELSGRPAATLAAALLAVHPLHVRESHFILTDVPMVMLTTLALWLAVRAARRRDTTAYAWAGALCGLAAAAKYTGGVVLIAPLAAWAIGERAAADRWRKLAAIVGAAAVAFLAGAPYTVLDMPAFLDGFAAQFARFAGPPRGAEPAWLTYLKHLSPSWGRASVPLAIAGMLILLTRAGARRAAIPVIAFALAFFYVVATHSLVFGRYALPLVPVVCIMSAVAVLALAGYVRRFGPLRRPAPAAALLVAVLAGLLWPPAAVAVRWLDQYKEAETRTLAADWLKANAPKGARVATENSGPTYLDAAGFRVAPTELLLDHPIDWYRSRVDFLVISSADLSRYGDYLTAGPTVFQIAPTSQRWGPPIRVVRLK, via the coding sequence ATGCAGCGGATTGTCCTCGTTGTGATCCTCGCGGTCGCGGCCGCGGCGCGGCTGTGGTTCCTCCACGCCGGCATTCCGCACGCCGTGGGCATCGACGAGCCGCAGGTGATCGGACGGTCGCTCGCCATCCTGCGCAGCGGCGACTGGAACCCCCACATCTTCGATTACCCGACGCTGGTCATCTATCTGCACGCCGCCATCGCGATCGCCCGCTTCCTGCTCGGCGCGGTGCGCGGTGAATGGAATTCGCTGGACGCCTTCGCGGTCGACGCGGTCTACGAGACGGGACGCGTGGTGGCGGCGCTGATCGGCGTGCTGACGGTCTATCTCACCTACCGGCTCGCCCGCGAGCTGAGCGGCCGGCCGGCGGCCACGCTCGCGGCGGCGCTGCTGGCGGTGCACCCGCTGCACGTCCGCGAATCGCATTTCATCCTCACCGACGTGCCGATGGTGATGCTGACCACGCTGGCGCTGTGGCTTGCGGTGCGGGCGGCGCGCCGCCGCGACACGACCGCGTACGCCTGGGCCGGCGCGCTGTGCGGGCTGGCGGCCGCCGCGAAGTACACCGGCGGGGTGGTGCTGATCGCGCCGCTGGCGGCGTGGGCGATTGGCGAGCGCGCGGCTGCCGACCGGTGGCGCAAGCTCGCCGCGATCGTCGGCGCGGCGGCGGTCGCGTTCCTTGCCGGCGCGCCCTACACCGTGCTCGACATGCCGGCGTTCCTCGACGGCTTCGCGGCGCAGTTCGCGCGGTTCGCGGGACCGCCGAGGGGCGCGGAGCCGGCATGGCTCACGTATCTGAAGCACCTCTCGCCGTCATGGGGACGCGCGTCCGTGCCGCTCGCGATCGCCGGCATGCTGATCCTGCTGACCCGCGCCGGCGCGCGGCGCGCCGCCATTCCGGTGATCGCGTTCGCGCTGGCGTTCTTCTACGTGGTCGCGACGCACTCGCTCGTCTTCGGCCGCTACGCACTGCCGCTCGTCCCGGTCGTGTGCATCATGTCGGCGGTTGCCGTGCTGGCGCTGGCCGGCTACGTCCGCCGGTTCGGGCCGCTGCGCCGCCCGGCGCCGGCGGCGGCATTGCTGGTGGCCGTGCTCGCCGGGCTGCTGTGGCCGCCGGCGGCGGTCGCGGTGCGCTGGCTCGATCAGTACAAGGAGGCCGAGACGCGCACCCTCGCGGCGGACTGGTTGAAGGCGAACGCGCCGAAGGGAGCGCGCGTTGCGACCGAGAACAGCGGTCCGACGTATCTCGACGCCGCGGGATTCCGCGTGGCGCCGACGGAACTGCTGCTCGATCATCCCATCGACTGGTATCGCAGCCGGGTGGATTTCCTGGTGATCAGTTCCGCCGACCTGTCGCGCTACGGGGACTACCTGACCGCCGGTCCCACCGTCTTCCAGATCGCGCCGACGAGCCAGCGGTGGGGACCGCCGATCCGCGTCGTGCGCCTGAAATGA
- a CDS encoding carboxylate-amine ligase yields the protein MAHAFTIGVEEEFQIVDPDTGALRSHVSELLTASAPALGDQIKRELHQSIVEVGTKICADVNELEREVCRIRRELSQSAESVGLRIAAAGTHPFSSWKDQLVSPGERYQNIVEELQQLARSLLIFGLHIHVAVPDKASTIELLNEARYFLPHLLALSTSSPFWQGRDTGLKSYRTTVFRRFPRSGIPDEFSSWSQYEEYVDTLVALHCIDDGKKVWWDLRPHPVFGTLEFRICDVPTSPRATIALAALAQALVVKLYRLRRSNLGFRIYSRALVEENKWRAARYGLDGQLIDFGKRQEVPMRVLARELLEFVDDVVDELGSRKALGYIETILAEGTSADRQLAVFRETGDLRQVVNWLIAATRESNEEVRS from the coding sequence ATGGCCCACGCCTTCACGATCGGCGTCGAGGAGGAATTCCAGATCGTCGACCCCGACACCGGCGCGCTGCGATCGCACGTCTCCGAGCTGCTCACCGCGAGCGCGCCGGCCCTCGGCGATCAGATCAAGCGCGAGCTGCATCAGTCGATCGTCGAAGTGGGCACCAAGATCTGCGCCGACGTCAACGAGCTGGAGCGGGAGGTGTGCCGCATCCGCCGCGAGCTGTCGCAGAGCGCCGAGAGCGTCGGGCTGCGCATCGCCGCCGCCGGCACGCACCCGTTCTCCAGCTGGAAGGACCAGCTCGTCTCCCCCGGCGAGCGGTACCAGAACATCGTCGAGGAGCTGCAGCAGCTGGCCCGATCGCTGCTGATCTTCGGGCTGCACATCCACGTCGCCGTCCCGGACAAGGCCAGCACGATCGAGCTGCTGAACGAAGCGCGCTACTTCCTGCCGCACCTGCTCGCCCTCTCGACCAGCTCGCCCTTCTGGCAGGGACGCGACACCGGGCTCAAGTCGTACCGCACCACGGTCTTCCGCCGCTTCCCGCGCAGCGGCATTCCCGACGAGTTCAGCTCGTGGAGCCAGTACGAGGAATACGTCGACACCCTCGTCGCGCTGCACTGCATCGACGACGGCAAGAAGGTGTGGTGGGACCTGCGGCCGCATCCGGTGTTCGGCACGCTGGAGTTCCGCATCTGCGACGTGCCGACCTCGCCCCGCGCCACCATCGCGCTCGCGGCGCTGGCCCAGGCGCTGGTGGTGAAACTGTACCGCCTGCGGCGCAGCAATCTCGGCTTTCGCATCTACTCGCGCGCGCTGGTCGAAGAGAACAAGTGGCGGGCGGCGCGCTATGGGCTCGACGGGCAGCTGATCGACTTCGGCAAGCGCCAGGAAGTGCCGATGCGCGTGCTGGCCAGAGAACTGCTCGAATTCGTCGACGACGTCGTCGACGAGCTGGGCAGCCGGAAGGCGCTCGGCTACATCGAGACGATCCTCGCCGAGGGCACCAGCGCGGATCGCCAGCTCGCCGTGTTTCGCGAGACCGGCGACCTGCGGCAGGTGGTGAACTGGCTGATTGCGGCCACGCGTGAGAGCAACGAGGAGGTCCGTTCGTGA
- a CDS encoding alpha/beta hydrolase: MSGEDLGFVHVYQAAPQPGAPTLLLLHGTGGDEHDLLPLGGLLPGANLLSPRGKVLERGMPRFFRRLAEGVFDVDDVKRRANELADFIAAAAAQYGFDASQVYALGFSNGANIASAVMLARPGVLKGGVLLRAMVPFEPETPAGAPPLRGTRVLVSNGEQDPIVSAAETDRLARLLQRHGAEVQVHWQPSGHELMPGDFAAAKTWLQAINR; this comes from the coding sequence ATGAGCGGTGAGGACCTCGGGTTCGTCCACGTCTACCAGGCGGCGCCGCAGCCCGGCGCGCCGACGCTGCTGCTGCTGCACGGCACCGGCGGCGACGAGCACGACCTGCTGCCGCTCGGCGGCCTGCTGCCGGGCGCGAACCTGCTCAGCCCGCGCGGCAAGGTGCTCGAGCGCGGCATGCCGCGCTTCTTCCGCCGCCTCGCAGAAGGGGTGTTCGACGTCGACGACGTCAAGCGGCGCGCGAACGAACTGGCCGACTTCATCGCCGCGGCGGCCGCGCAATACGGCTTCGATGCCTCGCAGGTCTACGCGCTCGGCTTCTCGAACGGCGCGAACATCGCTTCGGCGGTGATGCTCGCGCGCCCCGGCGTCCTCAAGGGCGGCGTCCTGCTGCGGGCGATGGTGCCGTTCGAGCCGGAGACACCCGCGGGGGCGCCGCCGCTCCGCGGCACGCGCGTCCTCGTCTCGAACGGCGAGCAGGACCCGATCGTCTCCGCAGCGGAGACCGATCGCCTCGCGCGGCTGCTGCAGCGGCACGGCGCGGAGGTGCAGGTGCACTGGCAGCCGTCGGGCCACGAGCTGATGCCAGGGGATTTCGCCGCCGCGAAAACGTGGTTGCAGGCGATTAATCGATAA
- a CDS encoding phosphoenolpyruvate carboxykinase (GTP) — MSDKGALKHAGIRQWVDEVAAMTRPDRILFCDGSAAERDELIAESLATGELIELNQQKMPGCYLHRSASHDVARTEHLTFVCTGKKEDSGANNNWMPPAEAIARLTPLFDGVMKGRTMYVVPFLMGPAGSRFSKVGVEITDSKYVVLSMRVMTRVGQVALDHLAGSNDFTKCLHSLGDLSPERRFIMHFPESNAVWSIGSGYGGNALLGKKCMALRLASWLAKTEGWLAEHMLILGLEDPQKRMHYIAGAFPSACGKTNMAMLLPPKTMPGWKATTVGDDIAWLRPGSDGRLYAVNPEAGFFGVVPGTSRKTNPIAAEMIQRDTIFTNVALRPDGTPWWEGHDDPAPQEALDWQGRPWTPASTEKAAHPNSRFTTPATNCASLSPEFDNPEGVPIDAIIFGARRQRRIPLVFQARDWQHGTFLGATLSSETTAAATGRVGVLRRDPMAMWPFCGYNMGDYFQHWLDVGAGLANPPKVFRVNWFRTNEAGRFLWPGFGDNLRVLQWILDRCEGRGSAVDTVIGAVPTPDGIDRAGLNVSDADMAALLRVDPAEWVEAVAGQEELLHMFGEHTPKELRKEHEDLARRIHTAITPPDLVGRDSGT; from the coding sequence ATGAGCGACAAGGGCGCGTTGAAACACGCGGGAATCCGCCAGTGGGTCGATGAAGTCGCCGCAATGACCCGGCCGGATCGCATTCTTTTTTGTGATGGATCGGCAGCCGAGCGCGACGAACTGATCGCCGAGTCCCTCGCCACCGGCGAACTGATCGAGCTGAACCAGCAGAAGATGCCGGGCTGCTATCTGCACCGCAGCGCGAGCCACGACGTGGCCCGCACCGAGCATCTCACCTTCGTGTGCACCGGGAAGAAAGAGGACTCGGGGGCGAACAACAACTGGATGCCGCCCGCCGAGGCCATCGCCAGACTGACGCCGTTGTTCGATGGCGTCATGAAGGGCCGCACCATGTACGTCGTCCCCTTCCTGATGGGGCCGGCGGGATCACGCTTCTCCAAGGTCGGCGTCGAAATCACCGACAGCAAGTACGTCGTGCTCAGCATGCGCGTGATGACGCGCGTCGGCCAGGTGGCGCTGGATCACCTCGCCGGGTCGAACGATTTCACGAAGTGCCTCCACTCGCTCGGCGATCTGAGCCCCGAGCGGCGCTTCATCATGCACTTCCCCGAGAGCAACGCCGTGTGGTCGATCGGCTCGGGCTACGGCGGCAACGCGCTGCTCGGCAAGAAGTGCATGGCGCTGCGGCTGGCGAGCTGGCTGGCGAAAACGGAAGGCTGGCTGGCCGAGCACATGCTGATTCTCGGGCTCGAGGATCCGCAGAAACGGATGCACTACATCGCCGGGGCGTTTCCCTCGGCGTGCGGCAAGACCAACATGGCGATGCTGCTGCCGCCCAAGACGATGCCGGGATGGAAGGCCACGACGGTCGGCGACGACATCGCGTGGCTGCGGCCGGGATCGGACGGGCGCTTGTACGCGGTGAATCCCGAAGCGGGGTTCTTCGGCGTGGTCCCCGGCACCAGCCGGAAGACCAACCCGATCGCGGCCGAGATGATCCAGCGCGACACCATCTTCACCAACGTGGCGCTGCGGCCCGACGGCACGCCGTGGTGGGAGGGACACGACGATCCGGCGCCGCAGGAGGCGCTCGACTGGCAGGGCCGCCCGTGGACGCCGGCGTCGACCGAAAAGGCGGCGCACCCGAACAGCCGCTTCACGACCCCGGCGACGAACTGCGCATCGCTCTCGCCCGAGTTCGACAACCCGGAAGGGGTGCCGATCGACGCCATCATCTTCGGCGCGCGGCGTCAGCGGCGGATTCCCCTCGTGTTCCAGGCGCGCGACTGGCAGCACGGGACCTTTCTCGGCGCGACGCTGTCGTCCGAGACGACGGCGGCCGCGACCGGCAGGGTCGGCGTGCTGCGCCGCGATCCGATGGCAATGTGGCCCTTCTGCGGCTACAACATGGGGGATTACTTCCAGCACTGGCTCGACGTCGGCGCGGGTCTCGCCAACCCGCCGAAGGTGTTCCGCGTGAACTGGTTCCGCACCAACGAGGCGGGGCGGTTCCTGTGGCCGGGCTTCGGCGACAACCTCCGCGTGCTCCAGTGGATCCTCGACCGGTGTGAGGGACGCGGCAGCGCGGTGGATACGGTGATCGGCGCCGTGCCCACGCCCGACGGGATCGACCGCGCCGGACTCAACGTCAGCGACGCCGACATGGCGGCGCTGCTCCGCGTCGATCCCGCGGAATGGGTCGAAGCGGTCGCCGGTCAGGAAGAGCTGCTCCACATGTTCGGCGAGCACACGCCGAAGGAGCTGCGGAAGGAGCACGAGGATCTGGCGCGGCGGATCCACACCGCGATCACCCCACCGGATCTGGTCGGGAGAGACAGCGGAACGTAG